cttcacggaagtttataacgttgagccgtgaaaatttaaagatctaatttttttcccacaaaaatgttttgtagccccaaactttgcattttcacaagggtaacaggagaaaatggaccccaaaatgtgttgtgcaatttctcctgagtacactgatacccaatatgtggtcaaaaactactcttgaggcacagtgcaaagctcagaatgaaAGAAAAGCCATattgcagtgcagattttgctgcactggtttgatggtgtcatgtcacattggcagagcccctgtggtgccagaacatgagaaccctttataagtgaccccattttcaagtacacctctcaatgaagtcatttatgggtgcagtgatcatattgacaccacaggttagTCACAGAATTTTGTACCATTTTGCAGTGAATCAAAAATATTTACACTTTTACGACCaatattgtgtgttagccccaaatttttaattttcatactgggaaatgggtaaaaatggcaccaaaatgtgtcccataaTTTCTGCTGACTGTAGAAATAGTCAGCAACAACCGACATTGCGGATACACATCAATGTATACTATCAATGTATACCTATCACTAGTACTGAGGGCTGCTCCCAAACATTATTAATCCTACAAGGAACAGTGGAGCAAACTTGCTCTCAAATAAACTGTAGTAAGGCCAATGTATATcaaaagtataaattttattaaatagcCTACTTACAAATATCAAGACAAAAATCACATTATTGTACATAAACAGATGAGAAATAGGGGAGGAGTTCTAATTACAGGTGTCTCCCTCTGATTCCCTCCATGTGACCAGTAAGGACACATAATGTCATCAATTTATTATAATTATGCTATCGTTACAGGTGGCACTGATCCTCTGACTTCTCTTCCCTCCACCCACATGGGTAAGAACTATATCCTGTATTTGCTGATCGGCACCCCTAAGTGTGGTAGGGCAGCAACATTTAAGTGCATACATATCTGATGCCAAACCACTATAGAGGTAGACACTTATACTTATGAGATTGACTCCAGATGAAGCATAATTATAATAATTTGATGACATTATGTGTCCTTACTGGTCACATGGAGGGTATCAGAGGGAGACACCTGTAATTAGAACTCCTCCCCTATTTCTCATCTGTTTATGTACAATAATGTGATTTTTGTCTTGATATTTGTAAGTAGgctatttaataaaatttatacttttgATATACATTGGCCTTACTACAATTTATTTGACtgtagaaataccctatatgtggttgtacagtactacttagccacacggcgagactcgggaggaacggagcgctatttgcctcctggagcacagattttcctagaatagtttgtggactccttatacagagcccctaagtactAGAAAAAGCATAATTCCctcttaagtgaccccattttggaaattaaacccatttaggaatttatctacaggcgtagtgacaattttgacttcatgggtgttttccacaaacaagcagtagtggatgttgctgaatgaaaattgcaaactgccattgtagtgaccagtaggtTGAAGTGACCTGTATGTTGAAGTGACCAAtacgtacattatgcccagctcaagcTTCTGGAGaaacacacctgtaaattaggtgggctctcatcactacagaaatgtcaaaaaagtgggtgctaaatgtggttcagacacactggggctcagaagggagggggcatttggatttgggagaacagtaattgctgaatttctttttaaGCatgaggggcgaggagccatttagcttttccagagcctttgtgctaccggtaacgtggaagccccctatatttttgtcaacagatgacagacctcagtgaggacttgcttttttatggattgagttacagcttttattgggaacattttacataatgtttgggatcaaatttatctggcgctctaagcTTATCATTTACttaggggtttccatctaaatctctgagttatGTGATTCAGGTGAACCTctgagagatccattcactataatgaggcagcagagttactctggactaagTCAGGCCTCTGTTTAGCGTTgtacttcttttcagaagtgcacaaaactgtagccgacagcacttttatgcaatcctaaaaaacaCGGACACtgtcggatcacaggtcagacggcatccacagtgcctccatctgcctcattatagggaatcttccgctagGGCTTGTTTCCATCTGAATCACACATTTCAGaagtttacacagaaaccccaatgtaagAGCTTAacggagagcgcaggataaatgtgtgccaagccttactgcgatctttgcaagacagaatgaaaaaatgaacagtaggtgaagaattggttttattttttacgctgttcctcgtgtggtataagtgattaggtgactttcttCTTCGAGTTACAgcgaaatagtttttgcatcaccacattttgagagctatcatttttccatattttggcccacagagttctgtgaggtcttgcttttgcggaacgagttgacgtttttattggtactattttcgagcacatgacattttttgatcgctttctattccaatttttgggaggcaaaatgaaaaaaaaaccagcaattcaggaatttctttctTGGGGGGtttattgttatgaacaggtaattcagaaccacaatggacattgaagttcagagcacacagtgacctgacaattaccaaaaacaaaggacgagctctgagacgtgggaactctgctgaccgcaatccctaatcctaacacaccacactagaagtagccgtggattgcgcctaacgctccctatgcaactcggcacagcctgagaaactaactagccctgaagatagaaaaataagcctaccttgcctcagagaaattccccacagaaaaaggcagccccccacatatattgactgtgagtaagatgaaaatacaaacacagagatgaaatagatttagcaaagtgaggcccgacttactgaatagaccgaggataggaaagaaagctttgcggtcaacacaaaaacctacaaacaaccacgcagaggggcaaaaagaccctccgcaccgactaacggtacggaggtgctccctctgcgtctcagagcttccagcaagcaagaaaaaccaatatagcaagctggacagaaaaaatagcaaacaaaaataacacaagcaaaacttagcttatgcaggatagacaggccacaggaacgatccaggaggaagcaagaccaatactagaacattgactggaggccaggatcaaagcaccaggtggagttaaatagagcagcacctaacgacttaacctcatcacctgaggaaggaaactcagaagccgcagtaccactctcatccaccaaaggaagctcatagacagaaccagccgaagtaccactctcgaccacaggagggagcttggccacagaattcacaacagtttatggcgcatgggacgtacttggacgttccaacatgacaacgatccaaaacacaaggccaagtcgacctgtcattgtcgacagcagaacaaagtgaaagttctggagtggccatctcagtctcctgccttcaatatcattgagccactctggggagatctcaagcatgcagttcatgctagacagcccaggaatttacaggaactggaggctttttgccaagaagagcgggcagctttactatctgagaaaataacaAACCtcttccacaactaccacaaaagacttcaagctgtcattgatgttagaggtggcAATACACAGTATCATGAAATGGGGTATGTGAGCTTTTGATCAGgggcatttggatgttttgggttgtcgttatgatttaaaaagagaaaacacagtagtgtgacAATAAATGCCTTCATCCAACCATTAAATATGGGTGAAAAAAAggttttgtgttatcattcatattctccgataaaaggccaagaaagcaaaaattctgccagtgtAACTGTATGATAAATACACAGTTAAAATACCAAAACTTGTGTCAAAAAGTTAAAAGCTCTTGGCAGATTATTTTACACAGGGAAACATGAGAAAGCTAATTGTCTGCATTAATAGCTTTGTGCCGTCATAAAGTTTGGCATATTGTGAACTACGTACTGTGCAATCAATACGCAGAAAATCAGGGCAAAGTTTAGCACTAATGAGGAGAGTCCTTCAGGAGGCGGAGGAGATCTATTAATTAACATCTTGACTTCAATCAGACTTTAGTCAGCCACATCACATGGTGATCAGTCTATAGATAACAGGAGGATATAAATTGGATGGAGACACACAGATCTGCATCTCAGGTTGATCATTCTGTGCATCCTAGATCTCACCTACAGCCGTCATCATGACCTTTAATGGAACCTGGAAAGTTGACAGGAGTGAAAACTATGATAAATTTATGGAAGAAATGGGTAAGTTACTGACTCTCTTCCATTTCCTAACTTAAGATCATGGATTAAAAGGTCTCTCTAACAGCAAATTCCAAAGAGTTACACAGAGCTCAATGGAAGAAAAATACAGAAAGGCTTAATTTAGACAAATGCTAAGTTTTGCCAGTTAGAGGTCTAGAGGTGCCGAAGAATTAATTTCAGTCTTCTATTCTCTTCTAAAATTCAATGTTTTCTCATAGGTGTTAATGTAGTGAAAAGAAAACTCGCTGCACATGATAACCTGAAGATCACAATCCAGCAAGATGGGGACAAGTTTAATGTGAAGGAGTCTAGCACTTTCAGAAGCATCGAGATCAACTTCACCCTTGGGGTCACATATGAGTACTCTCTTGCAGATGGCACAGAGCTCTCAGTAAGTGAAAATATAATCTTTGATGTAAAATCTCAATATGGCATGGCTAGGTTATTGTTACAATACAATCTTTGAACTGTGACTAGAATATAATTTGGGGTGTAATCTAGGGAACatgcaaaaattattaaaaaagaaattcAACCCGTAAGTTCTGAATACCGTCAGAAAGCCCATGGGATGTTACGGTGTTTAGCCATCAGGACATAAAGAGAATCATTTACAAATGATAGATGCACATATACATTTCATGAACGTTGGCTGCATCCGCCAAGTATGTAATGTGTGTAGCTAGTGTCCCAACCCTTTGCAATGGCAGATGTCAGGAGAAAAGGAGGATTGGGTTTGTAGGATTTGTTCTCACAACATATAACCCTGCTTTTCTCGCTCTACCAATTATGGCTCATGCAGACAGCAGTTAATCTGGATCCGATTGTGGACCGCAATGCATGGTCTGGCTTTGGGCTTCCAGACCTAAGCGTGATGGTCTCAAAAAAACAAGAAGCTCATATGCTCTAGTCAGGAGAGTTGTGGGCCGTCTAGGCAATTCGGTCTGTTCTCGGACCAACTTGCAGGAATGTCTCCATGAGCCCTTAAGAACACATGCACACTTAGTTTGGAACTAAACATAAAAGTGAATGGGGGCGGGAGGTATAGCGATCAATAGCTGAACAAGCATTAGCTGATCAATATCTGAACAAGCATTCATCTGAGAGCTACCTAAAGGTGTATGACTAGCTAAAAGGGGTTGACCCACTACTATGTATCACATCCACTGTATTTATCATATAAAAGTATATTATTTGCAATTTACTTACTGCTACAGGAAACCTGTCTGGTACCTCATGCTCGCTCATTGCATGTTTAACTGTCATATGCCTCTCTCTATACACAAATAGTGAGAGACCTGCCAATTTTGCTGAGCCAGGTGGTGAGAATCTGGCAATTAGATGCTGGCAATGAAGGAACCTCTATTTGGGCAGTATGAGTCACCTGATTAACTCccctgatttaaaaaaatatatatatttagtgaAAGATAACAATTATTATTTAGTATGGCACCACCTGCCGGTCAAGCTGCGTAACAATGTGCATGTCCATTTAATAGGGGGCAGGGTCGAAAGCTAATTCTATTGGCTGCTCTGCTGTACACAGTGAAGCACTGTAGATATTAGGCTGCGGGAGGGGGGAGGCACTAAGCATAAATGTCCACCAGCACACAGCCCATTACCGGGCCCCGAACATTCTATACACTTTGAACACCAGGAGACGCCATACTAAGTAAAGGAAATGCCAAAAACTTTAACTTGATTCTGTTTTTACAAACATGAGAATTCCAAATGTTGTTCATGTTTTATGGTCTATACACTGGGTGTTATATATATCGGTGAGCTAACCTCATTAATGGTAAATTCCAATTGTTACGTTAGTAGCACTAATACTATAGATTTACATTCTTAGCCCTCGCTCACACGgtcgagtgctatctgatgttttagtAGATAGCACTcgaccc
This region of Ranitomeya imitator isolate aRanImi1 chromosome 1, aRanImi1.pri, whole genome shotgun sequence genomic DNA includes:
- the LOC138656657 gene encoding fatty acid-binding protein, intestinal-like, with amino-acid sequence MTFNGTWKVDRSENYDKFMEEMGVNVVKRKLAAHDNLKITIQQDGDKFNVKESSTFRSIEINFTLGVTYEYSLADGTELSGAWVIEGDKLVGTFARKDNGKQLRTNRVITGDELVQTYVYEGVEAKRIFKRA